A single Carassius auratus strain Wakin unplaced genomic scaffold, ASM336829v1 scaf_tig00021793, whole genome shotgun sequence DNA region contains:
- the LOC113077154 gene encoding homeobox protein vent1-like, which produces MANSLGFCWDSLTSSDRQTAIMVKDFSVDWLAQSFHDSEKKTHRPHVPCVVQPRPPTSYDKVYLQPKPKVSKVEQKPETIKENEVTTPRHCSSPSFSENSGYSSGYESEAAASECASAEDGNDVEKDAATRRIRTKFTPEQIDKLEKIFCKHKYLDAGERVKTALKLNLSETQVRTWFQNRRMKLKREVQEMRAEYLLPQMVLPVQYHCYDRQRLPFPAHGALVHQMMTHHPLAPHHHLMMARQHYY; this is translated from the exons ATGGCAAACAGTTTGGGATTCTGTTGGGATAGTTTGACTtcctcagacagacagacagcaatcATGGTTAAGGATTTTTCTGTGGACTGGCTCGCCCAAAGCTTTCACGATTCGGAGAAAAAGACGCACAGGCCGCACGTGCCGTGTGTGGTTCAACCGAGGCCTCCAACATCCTACGACAAGGTTTATTTGCAGCCAAAACCAAAGGTTTCCAAAGTTGAACAGAAACCAGAGACCATTAAGGAGAACGAGGTCACGACTCCAAGACACTGTTCATCTCCAAGCT TTTCAGAAAACAGCGGCTATTCGTCTGGTTATGAAAGCGAAGCGGCCGCTTCTGAATGCGCGTCCGCGGAAGATGGGAACGACGTGGAAAAAGACGCGGCGACGCGCAGAATCAGAACCAAATTCACTCCGGAACAGATCGACAAACTTGAGAAAATCTTCTGCAAGCACAAATACTTGGACGCGGGAGAAAGAGTGAAAACCGCATTGAAACTCAATCTGTCAGAAACCCAG GTCAGAACATGGTTCCAGAACCGCAGGATGAAGCTGAAGCGGGAAGTTCAGGAAATGCGCGCTGAATATCTTCTGCCTCAGATGGTTCTTCCGGTTCAGTACCACTGCTACGACAGACAGCGACTTCCGTTTCCGGCTCACGGCGCGCTGGTGCACCAGATGATGACGCATCATCCGCTCGCTCCTCATCATCACCTCATGATGGCGAGGCAACATTACTACTGA